Proteins encoded within one genomic window of Vicia villosa cultivar HV-30 ecotype Madison, WI unplaced genomic scaffold, Vvil1.0 ctg.001280F_1_1, whole genome shotgun sequence:
- the LOC131634320 gene encoding uncharacterized protein LOC131634320, whose translation MAEQRRGPGRPRTRNVETEPETENAGVPWVQIMQQMQQQNQMMMQMMQGMQGQQPTAPVPTPQAAAGPDFRAFFRMDPPEFLGGLDPVIAHDWLYGMEMIFQAIQCTEEEKVIFAAQKMKGPAGRWWNTESTYFTNRGIPKDWQHFKTAFLEKYYPNSVRALKEREFQSFKQGNMSVSEYAEKFEDMAAYSRQAAYAPDELWKIDQFLMGLNADIVHSVSQREFTTYAECLRQCYVAENTLKRVQEEREQNRPVRRDHGRSGQHLKPRTPPAAKKQTHGGSLTQPPWCGKCNKKHHGNCRPDFGNCYRCHQPGHYARDCTAPDVPEKTKGRVYTLDARKAQGNTNLVAGTCYVNDQPLFVLVDCGATHSFISYPCVRRLGFETSLLPNPMIISSATDDVVEAREICKECSITFNGRRFVIDLICLPLKKIDVVLGMDWLSANSVYIGCKERAIFIPAEETTPIDAIEHLLEGTVNMINYLFAQEKSFLLVLTSDSKDKRSILEIPVVCEFSDVFPEDVTSLPPEREVEFSIDLVPGTAPVSIAPYRMAPTELR comes from the coding sequence ATGGCTGAacaacgcagaggtcccggaaggcccagaacaAGGAATGTGGAGACTGAGCCTGAAACTGAGAATGCGGGTGTGCCTTGGGTGCAGATAATGCAACAGATGCAGCAGCAGAAtcaaatgatgatgcaaatgatgcaaggcatgcaagGACAACAACCAACCGCTCCTGTTCCTACTCCTCAGGCTGCAGCAGGGCCTGACTTTCGTGCCTTCTTTCGGATGGATCCGCCAGAGTTCTTGGGTGGCTTAGATCCTGTGATTGCTCATGATTGGTTGTATGGCATGGAAATGATATTCCAGGCTATTCAGTGCACAGAGGAAGAGAAAGTGATATTTGCTGCTCAGAAAATGAAGGGACCGGCAGGTAGATGGTGGAATACGGAGTCTACGTATTTTACTAACCGAGGGATTCCAAAGGATTGGCAACATTTCAAGACAGCTTTCTTGGAGAAGTACTACCCCAACAGTGTGCGTGCTTTGAAGGAGCGTGAGTTTCAGTCCTTCAAACAAGGCAACATGTCGGTGTCTgaatatgctgagaagtttgaagaCATGGCTGCCTATTCCAGACAAGCAGCTTATGCACCAGATGAGTTGTGGAAGATTGATCAGTTCCTCATGGGGCTGAATGCTGATATTGTGCACAGTGTGTCTCAAAGGGAGTTTACCACCTATGCTGAGTGTTTAAGGCAATGCTATGTTGCCGAGAACACATTGAAGAGGGTCCAAGAGGAAAGAGAGCAGAACAGGCCGGTTCGTAGGGATCATGGAAGGTCGGGGCAGCATTTGAAACCCCGTACTCCTCCAGCGGCGAAGAAACAGACCCATGGTGGTAGCTTAACTCAACCTCCTTGGTGTGGCAAGTGTAACAAGAAGCATCATGGGAATTGTAGACCGGATTTTGGAAATTGTTACAGGTGCCATCAACCAGGGCATTATGCTAGGGATTGTACTGCCCCAGATGTTCCTGAGAAGACTAAAGGTCGTGTTTACACCTTGGACGCTAGGAAGGCCCAAGGAAACACTAATCTTGTTGCTGGTACGTGTTATGTAAATGATCAGCCCTTGTTTGTGctagttgattgtggagcaacacattcttttatttcttaccCTTGTGTTCGGAGGCTTGGTTTTGAGACGAGTCTTCTTCCTAATCCTATGATTATCTCATCGGCTACGGACGATGTAGTAGAAGCTCGAGAAATTTGCAAGGAGTGTTCTATTACCTTCAACGGTCGTAGATTCGTGATTGATCTCATTTGTCTACCTCTTAAGAAGATCGATGTAGTACTTGGTATGGATTGGTTGTCAGCTAACTCGGTGTACATCGGTTGTAAAGAGAGGGCTATCTTCATTCCTGCTGAGGAGACTACACCAATCGATGCCATTGAACATCTTCTTGAAGGTACGGTTAACATGATCAATTACCTTTTTGCTCAAGAGAAGTCTTTCCTTTTGGTTCTTACGTCGGACTCCAAAGACAAGAGGAGTATTTTGGAGATTCCGGTTGTGTGTGAATTTTCCGACGTATTCCCGGAGGATGTTACTTCTCTTCCGCCGGAAAGGGAAGTtgaattctctattgatcttgtaccgGGTACCGCTCCAGTTTCGATCGCCCCTTATAGGATGGCTCCTACAGAGCTTAGAtag